Sequence from the Meriones unguiculatus strain TT.TT164.6M chromosome 5, Bangor_MerUng_6.1, whole genome shotgun sequence genome:
cacacacacacacacacacagacatggcaCTCACTCATCAGAGTACATTGGGACCAAAGACAtttggttcagtctctgagctGAGGGCGGGTGCGAGGCGCATGCTGTGCCCCCCCTTCCTTTCCAGGCCTGCTCCGTATAGTCCACAGGGGCCAGGAGGCTGGGGTAGTGCTGTGCTGGGGACTCGGTGTCACACAGGGGTGGGGCTCTTAAATGTCAGCTTTCTTGTCACTTTGGCCAGGGCTGCCTACTTTCTGTTGTTCTAGCCTGCTGTAGGGCTCAAAAGCCGAGGACCCCAGTTTGTAGCTGGCAGGCAAGTCCAGGAGCGGAGCTGTGGAAAAGCAGATGGCTGGCAGAGGGGGTGGCAGAGGAGACTCCACCGAGGCTGAGGGCATTGGATTGAGGCGTGGGCAGGAGTTCCTGGGGTCACCCAAGGAGGTGCCCCTGTGGCCGGTGGGAAGAGCTGGAAGGCCAGGGGTCAGTGCCAGGAGGCTGGGAGCCCTGGGGACGGAGAGCAGCCGGCCCTGTTCCAGGAGCCGCAGAACACTGGAGGTGGCAAAGGCCTCGGAGGCAGAGGAGCATGCCCGCTTCTCCAGGtctctgctctgctccttctTCTGCTTGGTGCGGCGGTTCTGGAACCAGACCTTCACCTTcgggcagagggcacaggggtgacaggagaaaggggaggggcaggaggcagagccaagagacaaagagaggaggGTCAGAGGGGGTGGGGTAAAAGGCACAGGGGTGGGGAGGGCGGGACAGAAAGAAGAGCCGGTCATTAGAGTCATCCCATGGTGGCCTGTACCCAGGAGCTGACCCGAGACCTTAAATCTCAAAACCCCTTCACCGCTCTGCCACTAGCCCACCTACAGGAAGAGTCTACGCTGCCTTAGGCCAAGCCCTCTAGACTGAGACCCACACCAAGCAGCCAGCTGCCGCCAGCTGGTTTACGTTCCTGGAGACAGGGCCTTGGGTACCCCAGACTGGCTCCGGATTTGCTGTGTActtgagggtgaccttgaacttctgaacctcCTGCTGGGTCACAGTGCTGCCTCACAGGCCCTACCATCACTTCTGGTTGTAGGCCTTGCTAGGATGCGGCCCAGGGCTCCGTGCATGCTGGACCAGCATTCTGTCAGCTGAACTCCACACCTAGCCCGGTGTCACATGAGCGGGGACAGCGCGTGGCAGAGGAAGAGCACGACAGCAGCCCAGAGGCCCTGAAGGGGAGGGCTGGAGCCTTTCTCATTGTCTCCAGCTCTTAGCCACTTGACAAGGGCTCCACAGCCATGACTCCTGTGCTGGGAAAGCAGAGTGTCTCACAGGGAAAGAAACAAACCCACTCTGGCAGGAGGAAGGACAATGAAAGGGGGTGTGGCCAATGTGGAGTGACAAAACTTGGAAGCTGTGTGCCCCACCATACCCTTTCCTGGCAGAGTTCTCTGTGCAgacgggggttgggggggagcgTGGGTTGTAGACTCCCAGCAGGCAGGCCCTAGATGTGGAGAGAAGGCAAGGGTAGGTTGGGCTGGGGCTGGGTCCTAGCGTTTCATTTGTTGTCACGTGTGGATTCTTAAGCCTGGCTGCACACAAATTTC
This genomic interval carries:
- the Vax2 gene encoding ventral anterior homeobox 2 — its product is MGDGGAERDRGPKPREEPGGRSGRRGDHGGAEDLRADTDSASPRETAGTSASSPAGSRESGGDSDGPQTLAETDHCRRILVRDAKGTIREIVLPKGLDLDRPKRTRTSFTAEQLYRLEMEFQRCQYVVGRERTELARQLNLSETQVKVWFQNRRTKQKKEQSRDLEKRACSSASEAFATSSVLRLLEQGRLLSVPRAPSLLALTPGLPALPTGHRGTSLGDPRNSCPRLNPMPSASVESPLPPPLPAICFSTAPLLDLPASYKLGSSAFEPYSRLEQQKVGSPGQSDKKADI